The genomic window GTTGTCCGCCTTGGCCATCATAGCCTGCACGCCGTGTTGGTCTGCTGAACCGATGCATCGTAGCCGTATTGGGGATCATGTCGAATCCTTCACGCTGGATAACTGCTACGGCAAATCTGTTTCCCTGGATGATTTCTCAAAGGCGAAGGCGATCGCGATCGTTTTTTTGGGCACCGAATGCCCGCTGGCGAAACTCTACGGTCCGCGGTTGACGGCGATACAGGAGCAGTACGCCGATCGTGGTGTGCAGATCATTGGAATCAACTCCAACACGCAGGATAGTCTCACCGAGTTGGCAGCCTACGTGCATCGTCACGAGATCGGCTTTCCGATGCTCAAAGACCCCGGAAATCGTGTCGCCGATGCGTTGGCGGCTGAACGCACACCGGAAGTCTTTTTGATCGATCATGAACGCGTGGTCCGGTATCACGGTCGGATCGACGATCAGTACGGCGTGGGGTACTCTAAGGAACGCGATGCGAAGCCGGAACTGACGATCGCGTTGGATGCTTTACTTGCGGGCAAGCAAATTGAACAGCCGGAGACTGAAGCGGTGGGCTGTCATATAGGTCGAGTGAAGCAGACGGTGCCGACCGGGAATGTCACGTTTACCAAAGACATCGCTCCGATCCTGAATGACAAGTGCGTCAACTGCCATCGCAAGGGCGAGATCGCTCCGTTCACGCTGACCAGCTACGAAGATGTGTTGGGTTGGGAAGACACGATCCTCGAGGTTATCGCCGACAATCGGATGCCGCCTTGGTATGCCGACCCGGCGCATGGAAAGTTCGCCAATGACGCGCGACTCAGTGCCCGGCAGCGTCAGTTGATCTCCACCTGGGTAGACAATGGCATGCCGGAGGGCGATCCCAACGACCTACCGGCAGCGCCGCAATTTGCTGAAGGCTGGCAGATTCAGCAACCAGACCAGGTGATCACGATGCGTGACAAACCCTTTTCCGTCCCCGCGGAAGGAGTGCTGGACTATCAGCGTTTCGTCGTGGATCCGCAGTGGCAGGAAGATCAATACATCGTGTCCTCGGAAGCTCGGCCCGACAAACGCGACGTAGTGCATCACATCTTGGTATACGTGATCCCGCCCGGCAAGAGTCGGCGTGACCTCCGCCAGACGTTGGCTGGCTATGCGCCAGGAAGTCCGCCACTGCAGCTCGAAGACGGAATCGCGATCGAGGTGAAAGCGGGGAGCAAGCTGTTGTTTGAGATGCACTACACGCCCAATGGAACGGCCACGGAAGACCTGAGTTGCGTTGGTTTTCGTTTTGCAAAAAAAGCAGACGTTCGCAAGCGACTGGGAGGTCGACTGGCAGCCAATACCAAATTTGAGATTCCCGCCGGCGCCGCAAACCACACGGTCAAGGCGACGTATGTGGCACGCCAGGACGAGAATCTGCTCAGTATGTCGCCACACATGCATCTGCGTGGCAAATCGTTCCGCTACGACGTTCGTTTTCCGGACGGACGTGAGGACACTCTGCTGAATGTTCCCAACTACGACTTCAACTGGCAACTGAAATACATCCTCGACGAGCCCCTGACGTTGCCCAAGGGGACGCAAATTGAATGCACCGCCGTTTTTGATAACAGCGAGTACAATCTGACCAATCCGGATCCGTCCCAACCGGTACGTTGGGGCGACCAGAGTTTCGAGGAAATGATGATCGGATTCATGGACACCGTACCAGTGAAGGACGAATTTTAGTGAACAATCACAAGCAGAGTGCAACCGCCTTGGCGGCTTCCGCGACACTGTTGCTCATGTTGGGGACCAGTGGCGTGGCCCCCACGTCCGCCGAGGATTTCACTCGTTTTCGCGGCGTCGATGCAACGGGCGTTGCCAACGATCACCCAGCGCTTCCCAGTCGTTGGAATAAGACCGAGAACGTCGCCTGGGTGGCCGATGTTCCGGGCCAAGGCTGGGGAAGCCCCATCGTGGTTGGCAACCGGGTGTTTGTTTCCGCGGTGGTTGCGGACGAAGAGAACATCAAGCCCAAGGGAGGCCTTTACCTCGGCAAAGGTGTGCGTGATCCGGCGAAGGGCATGCACCACTGGATGGTGTATTGCTTTAACTTAACGACCGGCAAGGAACTGTGGCGCCATCAAGCTTACGCCGGCCGCCCGGTCGTGCCGCGACACCCCAAGAGCTCATATGCTGCCGAGACGCCAACAACCGATGGCCAGCGACTGTATGTACTGTTTGGTGACCTTGGCCTGTACTGCTACAGGCTCGAGGGAGACCTGCTGTGGTCGCAGCCCATCGAGCCCAAGAAGACGAATATGGACTACGGCGCGGCGGCGTCGCCGGTTGTGCATAACGGACAAGTTTTCGTCGTATACGACAACAAAGAAGCATCCTGGATCGCTTCCTTTGACGCGCAGACGGGCAACCAACGATGGATCACCAAACGCGATGAAACGATGTCGTGGGCAACGCCCTTGGTTTGGCAAAATGACAAGCGAACGGAGATCGTCGTTCCCGGTCAACGGTTTAACCGCAGCTACTCGCTCGATGGCAAAGAGCTATGGAGGTTCGATGGTAACATGTCCGTGCTGGTGATTCCGTCTCCCTTCGCCGCGCATGGGATGTGCTACATCTCATCTGGCTACGTCGGGGACGCCCACCGCCCCACCTTCGCGATCCGTCCTGGTGCCCAGGGAAAAATCGCCACAGAAGGCGAGTTTGGCGACAGCGACTTCATTGAGTGGTATCAGCCCAAGGCTTCTCCGTACAACACCACGCAGATCGTTTACGGCGACTACCTGTACACGGTATACGACCAGGGCTTCATGACCTGTCACAATGCCTTGACCGGTGAGGAGGTCTATGGCAAGCGTCGTTTCTCACCCAAGGGTTCGTTTACTTCGTCGCCGTGGGCGTATGACGGCAAAGTATTCTGTTTGAGCGAACATGGTTTGACCTACGTCATCAAAGCCGGTCCCGAGTTCGAGATTCTAAACACCAATCCGCTTGACGAACTTTGTATCGCAACGCCCAGCGTTGTCGATGGCAAACTGCTGATCCGCACGCTGACAAAGGTCTATTGCATTACGCGGGACGAATAACTTTATGAAACACCATGTGCTGATTGTCGAAGATGACGCTCCGCTGGCGTTCATGGTCCGTGACTTCCTGCTCGAACAAGGTTTTGATGTTACGGTGGAAGATGACGGAAAAGTGGCGATCGAGTTGATCGGGCGCAAACCCTTCGACGCGTTGGTGCTGGATATTGGCTTGCCCGGCGCCGACGGCTTCGATGTGTGCCGCTCGATTCGTCCACACTTCGAAGGACCGGTAATCGTGCTGACGGCTCGTGGCGAGGAAATCGATGAAGTCATCGCTTTAGAGGTGGGCGCGGATGACTTCATGTCCAAGCCCGTGCGGCCACGGGCGCTGCTTGCCAGACTGAAGATGCATTTGCGCAAGAGTGATACGCTTGCTGCAAGTAGCGCCGAAGCGTCGTCCAACGAGGCCATTCTGGTAGGAGATTTGCGAATCGAAACGGCCTGCCGAACCGTGTTGCTCGCCGGTCAGAATATCGAGATTACGACAGCCGAATACGATCTCCTGCTGTATTTGGCCGAACGTGCCGGAACCATCGTTGATCGCAAAGACGTGTACCTGGATTTGCTCGAGATTCCCTACGACGGTCTGGACCGCTCGATCGACCTGCGGGTTTCGCGGCTGCGAAAAAAACTCAATGATGATCCGACTCACCCCACTCGCATTAAATCGATCCGTGGAGTGGGTTATCTGATGGCCAAGCCGGCATGACGCGACTGTTTATCCGATTCTATCTCGGCATTATCGCCGTCCTGATCGTGGCCTGGCTCATTCAGGTCTATGTGTTTCAGGGAACCACGGAAGCCAAAAACGTTGCCGTAATCGAAGAAGCTCTCAGCGGAGGGGCGCTGTCGGCACGCGACGACATCATCGCGGGCGGTGAGGAGAACTTTGCCCAGTCGATCGCGGAAGTTCAATCTCGATTCGCTTACCCCGTCAATGTTGTCGATCGTTCGGATCGGCAGATATCCGCAAAGGCCATTGCTCGAATGGATCAAGGCGAGGCCGTTTTGTACTCTGGTAAAATGCTGGTCGCGATTCCCGATTCGCCGTGGCTGGTCGAACTCGGTCCGCTGCCACAGTTCGCCGGTCCGACCCAACGAGACGTGCTGGTAGGACTTGGTAGCGTCTTGCTGCTTGCCGCCGGGGCGATTGCCATCTTGCTAAGACCCATCGCTCGTCAGTTTCGCACCGTCGAGAAGACGGCATTGGCGATCGCGGGAGGTGATTTGGCCGCCCGCATCGTGGAAAAGCCTCGCCGCAGCCTGCCGATCGTGAGTGCCTTTAACAAAATGGCCGACCGGGTCGAAACTCTATTGCGGTCCCAGAAAGAGTTGCTGCAGGCGGTTTCTCACGAACTGCGGACGCCGCTGGCGCGCATCAAGTTCGCCACCGAATTACTTCGTTCGGCAGACAACGAGGAAAAACGCCAGCAGCGCATCGATGGGATCGACGAGGCGACCGACAAATTGGATGATCTGGTCGGTGAGTTGCTGAGCTATATGCGGTTGGGCGAAGATGCCCACATGGCCCCCACCAGGTCGGTTTCCGTCGAGGATGTGGTTTCCGAAGCGATTGAACTTTATGCTCCGCTCAACGGTGAAATCCAGTTCGGTTTTGCCGCCCCGTCGCCGGAAATTTTATTGACAACTTATCGAAACGACTTGTTACGAGCCATTGGCAATGTCGTTGGCAACGCGGCCAAATATGCGAAGTCTCAGGTCCAGATCGCCGTCGCCGAGCAGGACGGCTACGTCACCATCACCGTGGATGACGACGGCATTGGAATTCCCGCCGAGGATCGAGAAGCAGTGTTTGAACCATTCAAGCGGTTGACAAAAGAAAAGCAACCAGGAGCCGGACTGGGGCTGGCGATCGTTCGCCGAATTTGTCAACGACTGAATGGCGAAGTCGTCGTAGCGACCAGCCCGCTTGGTGGAGCGAGGTTTGAGATTCGTCTGCCGGCCAACGAAGTGGCTTGAGGCTGGGCAAGCCCGGCGGAAATACAGAACTTTCCCCACTTATAAATTGCTCGGCTCTCTCAGGGGGAGCGTGAAGTGAATCCGTCGGTAATGCATTTCACGTCCACCGCAAGGTCAGGTGATAGATTATGTTAGGAGCTCAATTACACTTTTGCCCCTTTTTACTCCGATACCAGGATCTTTTGCGTGGCCCATTTTGATGTTTTTAACGGAGATGCCGACGGCATTTGCGCCTTACAACAACTCCGACTGGCCGAACCACGGGAAAGCACCCTGGTCACGGGGGTCAAGCGAGACATCAACCTGCTCAAACGCGTCGACGCACAGCCCGGAGATACCGTCACCGTGCTGGATATCTCGCTAGACAAGAATCGCGACGACCTGCAGCGGCTGCTCGACAACGGCGTCCAGGTGACCTACTTCGATCATCACTTTGCGGGCGAGATCCCCGAATCGGCTGCCCTCAATACTTCGATCGATACCGCCGGGGACGTGTGTACCGGTCTGATCGTCAACCGATTTCTTCACGATGCTCACCTTCCGTGGGCCGTCACCGCTTTGTTTGGCGACAATCTGCACGATGCGGCTCGGAACGCGGCACAGCCACTGAACTTAGACGATTCGCAACTCGAGCAACTCGAAACGCTGGGCACGCTGCTGAACTACAACGGCTATGGCAGCACGCTGGACGATCTGTATTTCCGCCCCGATGAGCTCTACCAAAAGCTTCATCCCTATGCGGATCCGTTCGAATTCATCGCTTCCGATGTGACCTTCCAAACGCTCCGCGAGGGCTTTGACAATGACATGAACCGCGCACGTTCCATCGCCCCGGTGTTGCAGACCGAGCGATGCGCCGTGTTCGCCTTCCCCTGCGAGGCCTTCTCGCGGCGGGTTAGTGGCGTATACAGCAATCTATTGGCACGCGACAACCCACAGCGTGCCCACGCTTTGGCCAGCCTGCTGCCATCGGGGGACTACTTGGTCAGCGTCCGTGCGCCGCTGATGACCAAATCCGGTGCCGATGAACTCTGCCGCCAGTTTCCTACCGGTGGCGGCCGCAAAGCGGCGGCGGGGATCAATCAACTGCCCGCCGACCAAATACAACCCTTTATGGATGCGATGCAAAAGCAATTCGGCTGAACGCTCTTTCGCTTTCGTGACGCGGGGAATTCGTGTTAGAATAACCATTCGACACATTCCCCCCGCCTCCACAAAGTGAATTTGCCAGTCCTGCCTTAATAAGCTGGTAGTACGCTTTGCCCCCCACCTTCCTACCGCTCCATGGAGGAGATGCGTTGCCCGTGTTTTCTCAATTGGTCCTGTTCCCGCGATGGCAATTCGTTGGCTCGCTGCTGATCGGACTGCTGATCCCAGCGTTTGCCAGCCCAAGCCCCGGCATGGCGGCACCAAGCCCTCAGCCGCCGAACCAAGCGGAACAAGAACAAGAAAAATTTTTCGAGTCCAAGGTGCGTCCGCTACTGGTGGAACATTGCATCGAATGCCACGGTCCGGAAGAACAATCGGGTGAACTGCGGCTGGATCGGCTGGCGGATTTCCAACGCGGCGGAGGCTCCGGGCCGGTGGTCGTGCCAGGGGATCCGAAAGCCAGTCGGCTGATCCGAGCCATCGGATTTCAGGACAATCAGTTACAGATGCCCCCTGATCGGAAACTGCCCGACGAAGTCATCCAGATATTTACCGAATGGGTCCGCACGGGCGCTTACTGGCCTCCGGGGGAAACCGAGGGGGACGAACAGCCGGTAGAAGAGATGTCGCTGGCCGAGCAGATCGAAAACCAGCGTCAAACTCATTGGGCATTCCAACCGATTGTCGCCAGCGAGCCGCCATCGAACGAGCAGATCTTGTCGCACGACTCGGCGACGTCGCCGGCAGTGGCCGAGCTGGATTCGATTTCGGCGATCGATCGGTTCGTGTTGGACCAGCTGGCCGGAGCGTCCTTGGCGCCCAACCCTCGTGCCGATCGCCGTGTCCTGATCCACCGTGCCTATTTCACGTTGCTGGGATTGCCGCCTTCCTACGAAGACGTCCAGGCGTTCTTAAACGATCCCGCTCCCGATGCCTTTGAGCGACTGGTCGATCGCTTGTTGGACAACCCACACTACGGCGAACGGTGGGCGCGGCATTGGCTGGACATCGCGCGCTACGGGGACACCAAAGGTTACTTGGCGGGAAACCGCGAAACCCGTTACCCCTACGCTTACACGTTTCGCGACTACGTGATCAATGCTTTCAACGAGGACAAGCCCTTCGATGATTTCATCGTCGAACAGATTGCCGCCGATCGCTTGGAATTGACGGGCCAGCAGCGTTCGGCGCTGGCAGCCATGGGCTTCCTGACCGTGGGACGCCGGTTCTCGAATCGGACGCACGACATCATCGACGACCGCATCGATGTGGTCACCCGTGGATTCCTGGGACTGAGCGTGGCCTGTGCCCGCTGCCACGACCACAAATTCGATCCCATCCCCACGGCCGACTACTACTCACTGTACGGCGTGTTCGCCAGTTCCCAAGAGCCAGCGGAATTGCCTCTTTTGGGCGAGCCGCAAGCGTCCCCCGAATACGAAGCCTTTCTTCAAGCTCGAGCGGAGAAACAAGCCAAGGTCGACGAGTGGGTGGAGGCCCGCCGTGTGGGCACCGAACATGAACTCCGCTCGCGAGTAGCCGACTATCTGGTCTACGTTGCCAACACGCTGGCGCAGTACAAGCAGGGCAAAACGGCGCTGCAGGGCAAACGCGGAGCGCTGCGACGAGCCGCTGCGAAGCGTTGGCAACAATACCTTGCCCAACCCGCCGAATCGCTCGATCCGATCTGGAAGCTGTGGCACCAACTGGCCGCGCTGCCGGCCGATAAGTTTGCCGCACAAGCCGCGTCGAAGCTTGAGGATGAATCGCACGACCAAGTCCCCGCTTCGTTGCTGGCCGCCCTTCGAGAGGCTCAGCCGCAATCGCTGCCCGAAGCGGCGCAGACGTTCGGTGAGCGACTGGAAGCGGTCTACGCCCAGTGGGTCGAGGCGGTCAAAGCTGACGACAGCCTGACGCGTCTTGCCGACGAAGACGACGAGCGACTGCGACAGTCGCTGTTTGCCGCCGACGCGCCCACTTCACTGAACACCCAGCAAATGCTGGTTCATCTGGATCAAGCCGAACGCAACAAACACAACCAACTGCAAAACGATGTCAACGGCGTCAGCGTGACCCATCCGGGGGCTCCGCCGCGAGGCATGGTGATGGTTGACCGAGACCGTCCCATCGAACCGGTGATCTTCCGCCGCGGAGTCCCGGGCAATCGTGGCGACAAGGTGCCGCGGCGTTTTCTACAGGTCCTTGCCAGCGTCGACGGAGGCCAACCGTTTGAACAAGGCAGCGGCCGTTTGGAACTGGCTCGCGCCATCGCCAGCCCCGACAATCCGTTGACCGCCCGGGTAATTGTCAATCGCGTTTGGCAACACCAGTTCGGCGAGGGCTTAGTCCGCACGTCGAGCGATTTTGGCACACGCGGCGAGCCGCCGACGCACCCCCAGCTGCTCGATTATCTGGCGGCTGAATTTATGGCCGATGGCTGGTCGATCAAACGCTTGCAGCGCCGAATCCTGTTATCTCGGACTTGGCAACAGACCAGCGAACTGCGACCAGACGCGGCGGAACAAGATCCGGAAAACCGCCTGCTTTGGCACATGCCTCGACGGCGAATGGAATTTGAACCACTGCGTGATCGCTTGCTGACCGTTGCTGGTCGCTTGGAGAGCCGAATCGGCGGCCGCTCGGCGATGATCCACCAGGACTCACCGCGGCGGGGACTGTACGCCTACATCGATCGCGAAGACCTGCCCGGCTTGCTGGCCAGCTTTGACCTGCCCAGCCCCGATGCCAGCCAGGCCCAGCGAACCGAAACGACCGTGCCCCAACAAGCCCTGTACCTCATGAACTCGGCCTTTGTCATCGAACAGGCCCGGGCCTTGGCAACCAGGTCCGCGGTGAACATCCCCGCGGAAAGCCCAGCCGTGGAAGTTTCGCAACAACGGATTCAGCGGCTGTATCAATTGGCTTTGGCTCGCGATCCGGACGAAGCCGAAATGCGGGCGGCGATGACCTTCGTCGATCCGGTATCCAGCGAAGCGAACGACGGGGAGCAAAAGGACGTCGTTCACACCGCCGGCGATTCATTGGATCCCTGGGTTCAGTTGGCCCAAGTGCTTTTGCTTTGCAACGAATTTGCCTTTGTCGATTAGCGAGCGTCCCGCAATGTCTGATTTCTTGTCCCACTTAGCCTCCTCTCCGAACACGCGTCGTGAATTCCTCCGCCGCAGTGGCATCGGCCTGGGTTCGCTCGGCTTGGCCGGCGTGATGGCCGACGACACGGCGACTCGGCTGATGGCCGCCCCCGGCACCAACCCGATGGCGCCCAAGCCGCCGCAGTTTGCCCCCAAGGCCAAGGCGGTGATTCACTTGTTCCTCAACGGTGGCCCCTCGCAAGTGGACACCTTCGATCCCAAGCCGGCTTTGGATAAGTATCACGGCAAATCGATCCCGTTGAACTTAAGAACCGAACGCGAAACAGGTGCCGCCTACCGGTCGCCGTTTAAGTTCAAAAAGTATGGGCAAAGCGGTATCGAAGTCAGCGAACTGTTTTCGCATGTGGGCGAGATGATCGACGATGTGTGTGTGGTGCGGTCCATGCACGCCGACGTTCCCAATCATGAACCCTCGCTGATGTTGATGAATTGTGGGAATGCTCAATTTGTCCGGCCCGCGGTCGGTTCCTGGGTGACCTACGGGCTGGGCAGCGAAAACCAAAATCTGCCGGGTTTCATTTCCATGTGCCCCAGTGGCTATCCGATCAAAGGCGCCGAAAACTGGCAAGCGGCGTTCCTGCCTGGTGCTTATCAAGGCACCTATATCGACAGCAAACACAAAGACATCGAAAAGCTGATTGCCAACATCCGCAACGCTGCCGGCCTGAGCCGCGATGATCAGCGGCGTCAGCTGGATCTGCTGCAGAAGCTGAATCAGCGTCACGAACAAGCTCGCCAGCAGGACGCCGATCTGGAAGCTCGGGTGCAAAGCTTTGAACTAGCGTATCGCATGCAAATGGAAGCCACCGATGCGTTTGACATCAGTCGCGAACCGGCGTCGGTGCGCGAGATGTACGGCGATTCGGTGCAGGCTCGACAGATTTTGATTGCCCGGCGATTGGTCGAACGCGGCGTCCGCTACATTCAACTATGGCATGGTGCGGGACAACCTTGGGACAGCCATGATAAGATCGAAAATAACCATCGTCGGCTGGCAGGAGAATGTTCACAGGCGATCGGGGCGCTGCTGAAAGATCTCAAGCAACGTTCGCTGCTGGACGAGACGCTGGTGATTTG from Roseimaritima ulvae includes these protein-coding regions:
- a CDS encoding thioredoxin family protein, with amino-acid sequence MWKSGLLSALAIIACTPCWSAEPMHRSRIGDHVESFTLDNCYGKSVSLDDFSKAKAIAIVFLGTECPLAKLYGPRLTAIQEQYADRGVQIIGINSNTQDSLTELAAYVHRHEIGFPMLKDPGNRVADALAAERTPEVFLIDHERVVRYHGRIDDQYGVGYSKERDAKPELTIALDALLAGKQIEQPETEAVGCHIGRVKQTVPTGNVTFTKDIAPILNDKCVNCHRKGEIAPFTLTSYEDVLGWEDTILEVIADNRMPPWYADPAHGKFANDARLSARQRQLISTWVDNGMPEGDPNDLPAAPQFAEGWQIQQPDQVITMRDKPFSVPAEGVLDYQRFVVDPQWQEDQYIVSSEARPDKRDVVHHILVYVIPPGKSRRDLRQTLAGYAPGSPPLQLEDGIAIEVKAGSKLLFEMHYTPNGTATEDLSCVGFRFAKKADVRKRLGGRLAANTKFEIPAGAANHTVKATYVARQDENLLSMSPHMHLRGKSFRYDVRFPDGREDTLLNVPNYDFNWQLKYILDEPLTLPKGTQIECTAVFDNSEYNLTNPDPSQPVRWGDQSFEEMMIGFMDTVPVKDEF
- a CDS encoding outer membrane protein assembly factor BamB family protein: MNNHKQSATALAASATLLLMLGTSGVAPTSAEDFTRFRGVDATGVANDHPALPSRWNKTENVAWVADVPGQGWGSPIVVGNRVFVSAVVADEENIKPKGGLYLGKGVRDPAKGMHHWMVYCFNLTTGKELWRHQAYAGRPVVPRHPKSSYAAETPTTDGQRLYVLFGDLGLYCYRLEGDLLWSQPIEPKKTNMDYGAAASPVVHNGQVFVVYDNKEASWIASFDAQTGNQRWITKRDETMSWATPLVWQNDKRTEIVVPGQRFNRSYSLDGKELWRFDGNMSVLVIPSPFAAHGMCYISSGYVGDAHRPTFAIRPGAQGKIATEGEFGDSDFIEWYQPKASPYNTTQIVYGDYLYTVYDQGFMTCHNALTGEEVYGKRRFSPKGSFTSSPWAYDGKVFCLSEHGLTYVIKAGPEFEILNTNPLDELCIATPSVVDGKLLIRTLTKVYCITRDE
- a CDS encoding response regulator transcription factor: MKHHVLIVEDDAPLAFMVRDFLLEQGFDVTVEDDGKVAIELIGRKPFDALVLDIGLPGADGFDVCRSIRPHFEGPVIVLTARGEEIDEVIALEVGADDFMSKPVRPRALLARLKMHLRKSDTLAASSAEASSNEAILVGDLRIETACRTVLLAGQNIEITTAEYDLLLYLAERAGTIVDRKDVYLDLLEIPYDGLDRSIDLRVSRLRKKLNDDPTHPTRIKSIRGVGYLMAKPA
- a CDS encoding ATP-binding protein produces the protein MTRLFIRFYLGIIAVLIVAWLIQVYVFQGTTEAKNVAVIEEALSGGALSARDDIIAGGEENFAQSIAEVQSRFAYPVNVVDRSDRQISAKAIARMDQGEAVLYSGKMLVAIPDSPWLVELGPLPQFAGPTQRDVLVGLGSVLLLAAGAIAILLRPIARQFRTVEKTALAIAGGDLAARIVEKPRRSLPIVSAFNKMADRVETLLRSQKELLQAVSHELRTPLARIKFATELLRSADNEEKRQQRIDGIDEATDKLDDLVGELLSYMRLGEDAHMAPTRSVSVEDVVSEAIELYAPLNGEIQFGFAAPSPEILLTTYRNDLLRAIGNVVGNAAKYAKSQVQIAVAEQDGYVTITVDDDGIGIPAEDREAVFEPFKRLTKEKQPGAGLGLAIVRRICQRLNGEVVVATSPLGGARFEIRLPANEVA
- a CDS encoding acetyltransferase, with amino-acid sequence MAHFDVFNGDADGICALQQLRLAEPRESTLVTGVKRDINLLKRVDAQPGDTVTVLDISLDKNRDDLQRLLDNGVQVTYFDHHFAGEIPESAALNTSIDTAGDVCTGLIVNRFLHDAHLPWAVTALFGDNLHDAARNAAQPLNLDDSQLEQLETLGTLLNYNGYGSTLDDLYFRPDELYQKLHPYADPFEFIASDVTFQTLREGFDNDMNRARSIAPVLQTERCAVFAFPCEAFSRRVSGVYSNLLARDNPQRAHALASLLPSGDYLVSVRAPLMTKSGADELCRQFPTGGGRKAAAGINQLPADQIQPFMDAMQKQFG
- a CDS encoding PSD1 and planctomycete cytochrome C domain-containing protein, which translates into the protein MFSQLVLFPRWQFVGSLLIGLLIPAFASPSPGMAAPSPQPPNQAEQEQEKFFESKVRPLLVEHCIECHGPEEQSGELRLDRLADFQRGGGSGPVVVPGDPKASRLIRAIGFQDNQLQMPPDRKLPDEVIQIFTEWVRTGAYWPPGETEGDEQPVEEMSLAEQIENQRQTHWAFQPIVASEPPSNEQILSHDSATSPAVAELDSISAIDRFVLDQLAGASLAPNPRADRRVLIHRAYFTLLGLPPSYEDVQAFLNDPAPDAFERLVDRLLDNPHYGERWARHWLDIARYGDTKGYLAGNRETRYPYAYTFRDYVINAFNEDKPFDDFIVEQIAADRLELTGQQRSALAAMGFLTVGRRFSNRTHDIIDDRIDVVTRGFLGLSVACARCHDHKFDPIPTADYYSLYGVFASSQEPAELPLLGEPQASPEYEAFLQARAEKQAKVDEWVEARRVGTEHELRSRVADYLVYVANTLAQYKQGKTALQGKRGALRRAAAKRWQQYLAQPAESLDPIWKLWHQLAALPADKFAAQAASKLEDESHDQVPASLLAALREAQPQSLPEAAQTFGERLEAVYAQWVEAVKADDSLTRLADEDDERLRQSLFAADAPTSLNTQQMLVHLDQAERNKHNQLQNDVNGVSVTHPGAPPRGMVMVDRDRPIEPVIFRRGVPGNRGDKVPRRFLQVLASVDGGQPFEQGSGRLELARAIASPDNPLTARVIVNRVWQHQFGEGLVRTSSDFGTRGEPPTHPQLLDYLAAEFMADGWSIKRLQRRILLSRTWQQTSELRPDAAEQDPENRLLWHMPRRRMEFEPLRDRLLTVAGRLESRIGGRSAMIHQDSPRRGLYAYIDREDLPGLLASFDLPSPDASQAQRTETTVPQQALYLMNSAFVIEQARALATRSAVNIPAESPAVEVSQQRIQRLYQLALARDPDEAEMRAAMTFVDPVSSEANDGEQKDVVHTAGDSLDPWVQLAQVLLLCNEFAFVD
- a CDS encoding DUF1501 domain-containing protein; translated protein: MSDFLSHLASSPNTRREFLRRSGIGLGSLGLAGVMADDTATRLMAAPGTNPMAPKPPQFAPKAKAVIHLFLNGGPSQVDTFDPKPALDKYHGKSIPLNLRTERETGAAYRSPFKFKKYGQSGIEVSELFSHVGEMIDDVCVVRSMHADVPNHEPSLMLMNCGNAQFVRPAVGSWVTYGLGSENQNLPGFISMCPSGYPIKGAENWQAAFLPGAYQGTYIDSKHKDIEKLIANIRNAAGLSRDDQRRQLDLLQKLNQRHEQARQQDADLEARVQSFELAYRMQMEATDAFDISREPASVREMYGDSVQARQILIARRLVERGVRYIQLWHGAGQPWDSHDKIENNHRRLAGECSQAIGALLKDLKQRSLLDETLVIWGGEFGRTPTVELPKPGANAGTNSGRDHNHYGFTMWLAGGGVKGGHVHGATDEFGFQAVEDRVHVHDLHATILHLLGFDHERLTYRYAGRDFRLTDVHGRVVHDLLA